A genomic segment from Deltaproteobacteria bacterium encodes:
- a CDS encoding VWA domain-containing protein, with the protein MIHHARYSRWNAFQDRSVRSDDVFDELNEHLDETGDLQQSMRRMMQRGMGEDEERVPGLDDLLSQVAREKRRMYEQYQIRSALDEIQDMLQDIVNRERETLKESEDRAEAQQKDEFLQHLPPKLSDAIERLASYSFENAEARKDFEEILSQLDKIRRLENYIRREGNLFRGQESLNFEEASELQEKMEGLQKLEGQLSSSRPKDVDMDLLNSLLGPQAQEDYEGVMRLESALEEGGYVVDKGDHFELTPRGVRRIGQIALRDIYKQLARDAAGRHQIARHGSQEPVPESSKPYVSGDPLNLNLMETLKSTLRRDATLPLKLDPADFRVFESEYSTRAATVLLLDMSWSMSWDGRFAAAKKVALAMESLCRSKYPQDYFGIVGFFTRAVELKAKDLPEATWNMGDPFTNLQDGLHLAIDLLKKRSSTRNQQIIVITDGQPTAYCRQGRLYCEWPLSFGGISQRAAEETLKEAKRVTQRGITINTFMLDDSPVLKGFVDEMTRLNKGRAFYTRPDRLGQYLLVDYLLGQRRKV; encoded by the coding sequence ATGATCCACCACGCCCGCTACAGCCGCTGGAACGCCTTTCAGGACAGGTCGGTCCGGTCCGACGACGTCTTCGACGAGCTCAACGAGCACCTCGACGAGACCGGCGACCTGCAACAGTCCATGCGACGCATGATGCAGCGCGGCATGGGCGAGGACGAGGAGCGGGTGCCGGGCCTCGACGACCTCCTGTCCCAGGTGGCGCGGGAAAAGCGCCGCATGTACGAGCAGTACCAGATCCGTTCCGCCCTGGACGAGATCCAGGACATGCTCCAGGACATCGTCAACCGCGAACGCGAGACCCTGAAAGAGAGCGAGGACCGGGCCGAGGCGCAGCAGAAGGACGAGTTCCTGCAACACTTGCCGCCCAAGCTGAGCGACGCCATCGAGCGGCTGGCGAGCTACAGTTTCGAGAACGCGGAGGCGCGCAAGGACTTCGAGGAGATCCTCTCCCAACTCGACAAGATCCGCCGGCTGGAAAACTATATCCGACGTGAAGGAAACCTCTTCAGGGGCCAGGAGTCGTTGAACTTCGAGGAGGCCTCCGAGTTGCAGGAGAAGATGGAGGGGTTGCAGAAGCTCGAGGGCCAGCTCTCCAGCAGCCGTCCCAAGGACGTGGACATGGACCTGCTGAACAGCCTCCTCGGCCCGCAGGCCCAGGAGGACTACGAAGGGGTCATGCGTCTTGAGTCGGCGCTGGAAGAGGGCGGCTACGTGGTCGACAAGGGCGACCACTTCGAGCTGACGCCGCGCGGCGTCCGGCGCATCGGCCAGATCGCCCTGCGCGACATCTACAAGCAGCTCGCGCGCGACGCCGCCGGACGGCACCAGATCGCGCGCCACGGCTCCCAGGAACCAGTGCCGGAGTCGAGCAAGCCGTACGTGTCCGGCGATCCTCTCAACCTGAACCTGATGGAAACCCTGAAGAGCACCCTGCGCCGGGACGCGACGCTGCCGCTCAAGCTCGACCCGGCGGATTTCCGCGTGTTCGAATCGGAGTACTCCACACGCGCGGCTACCGTGCTCCTGCTGGACATGAGCTGGTCCATGAGTTGGGACGGCCGCTTCGCCGCGGCCAAGAAGGTGGCCCTGGCCATGGAGTCGCTGTGCCGCTCCAAGTATCCCCAGGACTACTTCGGCATCGTCGGCTTCTTCACCCGCGCGGTGGAGCTCAAGGCCAAGGACCTGCCCGAAGCCACCTGGAACATGGGCGACCCCTTCACCAATCTGCAGGACGGGCTCCATCTCGCCATCGACCTGCTCAAGAAGCGCAGTTCCACGCGCAATCAGCAGATCATCGTCATCACCGACGGCCAACCCACGGCATACTGCCGCCAGGGCCGGCTCTATTGCGAGTGGCCCCTGAGCTTCGGCGGCATCAGCCAGCGCGCTGCCGAGGAAACCCTCAAGGAAGCCAAGCGGGTCACCCAGCGGGGCATCACCATCAACACCTTCATGCTCGACGACAGCCCGGTCCTCAAGGGCTTCGTGGACGAGATGACCCGCCTCAACAAGGGCCGCGCCTTCTACACCCGTCCCGATCGTCTGGGACAATACCTTCTGGTAGACTATCTGCTGGGCCAGCGGCGCAAGGTGTAG
- a CDS encoding type II toxin-antitoxin system RelE/ParE family toxin has translation MGWVVTFLDDFEAEFDLFPATVQDAVLVKAGLLELEGPRLGRPHADTLKGSKHANMKELRREAHGGAWRVLFAFDPDRQAILLVPGDKSGVKEKWFYRRLIAKADERFDRHLAKRKGEDDGDDIEGEDVAARPRPSRTDRGRD, from the coding sequence ATGGGCTGGGTCGTCACATTTCTTGACGATTTCGAGGCTGAGTTCGATCTGTTCCCGGCGACCGTCCAGGACGCGGTCCTGGTGAAGGCGGGTCTGCTGGAACTGGAAGGCCCACGACTCGGTCGGCCACATGCGGATACGCTGAAGGGATCGAAGCACGCGAACATGAAGGAATTGCGTCGTGAAGCGCATGGCGGGGCTTGGCGTGTTCTCTTTGCGTTTGATCCCGATCGGCAGGCGATCCTCCTGGTGCCCGGAGACAAATCCGGTGTCAAGGAGAAGTGGTTTTACCGACGGCTTATCGCCAAGGCCGATGAGCGCTTCGACCGCCATCTGGCGAAGAGGAAAGGAGAGGACGATGGGGACGACATTGAGGGAGAAGATGTCGCGGCTCGCCCCCGACCGTCGCGAACGGATCGAGGCAGAGACTGA